The Thermanaerovibrio acidaminovorans DSM 6589 genome contains a region encoding:
- the dnaX gene encoding DNA polymerase III subunit gamma/tau, protein MYLSLYRKYRPSRFSEISGQRGVVEALVGSLRSGRIPHAFLFSGPRGCGKTSAARLLAKRLNCASPAEDGESCGTCVNCEAIQRGGHLDVVEIDGASNRGIEEIRSLKDQVALAPFQAPNKVYIIDEVHMLTEAAFNALLKTLEEPPSRVYFVLATTEPQKVPVTIRSRCVHFPFQRISTEDIKDRISHVVQMEGIEAEDQALWELARSADGALRDALSLLEQAISVGGGMVTTAAMEGILGGFSRESLQRWVRQLREDPPGAFQGLAQIVRGGSNLERISEGLFLLFRDLLFVGRWGEGVLSALGISSSEGAFLLSEAPNWDLGVLEVLCATLSELMPRTRQGMRSDVFVGLLQCGIDGALGRAGSSPPASRAPKAGHEAHRSAMTAPQTVVVAQTEGKPGQIDPSIAVEDKPDTPSEPSLAGSETPKGRPLDGGERFSVFQHLADVNAAVACVAAHCRILVGEEGVHVSVPEDPLISSILSQWRSMDMILDAVRSTLGLPPGELPPGVCEEDPPKEDKDLPSGRWCRMAEPDREGGGDSPGYNDGIREALSWLDGEVLYVRSQGDVGEEEDQQEDYEE, encoded by the coding sequence ATGTACCTGTCTTTGTATCGCAAGTATAGACCCTCCCGTTTCTCCGAGATATCGGGGCAGAGGGGGGTCGTGGAGGCCTTGGTGGGCTCCCTCCGAAGCGGCAGGATCCCCCACGCCTTTCTCTTTTCTGGTCCCAGGGGCTGCGGCAAGACCAGCGCCGCCAGGCTATTGGCCAAGCGCTTGAACTGTGCCTCCCCCGCGGAGGACGGGGAGAGCTGCGGCACCTGCGTCAACTGCGAGGCCATCCAGAGGGGGGGCCATCTGGACGTGGTGGAGATCGACGGGGCCTCTAACCGGGGAATCGAGGAGATCCGGTCTCTGAAGGACCAGGTGGCTCTCGCCCCATTCCAGGCTCCCAACAAGGTCTACATAATAGACGAGGTCCACATGCTGACCGAGGCGGCCTTCAACGCCCTGTTAAAGACCCTGGAGGAACCCCCAAGCCGGGTCTACTTCGTGCTGGCCACCACGGAGCCCCAGAAGGTGCCGGTCACCATAAGATCCCGTTGCGTTCACTTCCCCTTTCAGAGGATCTCCACCGAGGACATCAAGGACCGGATATCCCACGTGGTCCAGATGGAGGGTATAGAGGCGGAGGACCAGGCCCTCTGGGAACTGGCCAGGAGCGCCGACGGGGCCTTGAGGGACGCCCTATCGTTGCTCGAGCAGGCCATATCGGTTGGGGGAGGCATGGTCACCACCGCTGCCATGGAGGGGATCCTGGGCGGGTTCAGCCGGGAGAGCCTCCAAAGATGGGTCCGCCAGCTGAGGGAGGACCCCCCTGGGGCCTTCCAGGGGCTTGCCCAGATTGTGAGGGGGGGGAGCAACCTGGAGCGGATCTCCGAGGGCTTGTTCTTGCTCTTCCGGGACCTGCTTTTCGTGGGCCGATGGGGGGAGGGGGTGTTGAGCGCCCTTGGCATATCCTCCTCCGAAGGGGCCTTCCTGCTGTCCGAGGCGCCTAATTGGGATCTGGGGGTGCTTGAGGTCCTCTGTGCCACCCTGTCGGAGCTCATGCCCAGGACCAGGCAGGGGATGAGGTCCGATGTGTTCGTGGGGCTGCTACAGTGCGGCATCGACGGGGCCCTAGGACGGGCCGGATCCTCACCACCCGCCAGCAGGGCGCCTAAGGCAGGCCATGAGGCTCATCGATCCGCAATGACCGCCCCGCAAACCGTGGTGGTAGCCCAGACGGAGGGCAAACCGGGTCAAATCGATCCATCCATCGCGGTTGAGGATAAGCCTGATACCCCTAGCGAACCGTCTTTGGCGGGCTCGGAAACCCCCAAGGGGCGTCCCCTGGACGGGGGGGAGAGGTTCTCGGTGTTCCAGCATCTGGCGGATGTGAACGCCGCGGTGGCCTGCGTGGCGGCCCACTGCCGTATCCTGGTGGGGGAGGAAGGGGTGCACGTGTCGGTCCCCGAGGACCCACTGATATCCTCCATCCTGTCCCAGTGGAGGTCCATGGATATGATCCTGGATGCGGTCCGATCCACGTTGGGGTTGCCACCGGGGGAGTTGCCCCCGGGTGTTTGCGAGGAGGATCCTCCCAAGGAAGACAAGGATCTGCCATCGGGGCGTTGGTGCAGGATGGCGGAGCCTGATCGGGAGGGAGGCGGGGACTCACCGGGCTACAACGACGGGATCCGAGAGGCCCTGTCCTGGCTTGACGGTGAGGTGCTTTACGTCAGGTCCCAGGGGGACGTTGGTGAAGAGGAAGATCAGCAGGAGGATTACGAGGAATGA
- a CDS encoding M48 family metalloprotease encodes MLLAGLILLAPLCSPSGAAVPSSDPKDLEREIKIGDQVSKEVEERFRLVSDPVVLSRLDAIVARLEKGVLRPMPYRFKVVEERWPNAFALPGGRCYVTTGLLDLLRSDSELAAIMAHEMVHADRAHGIIQAARNQRLSLVSLGIALATRGHGAAMILSNVAQVAIMNQYSKDLEREADLEGLNLMIEAGYDPSGMVTALEKLLDHQIRRPQVDLGVYMSHPELRDRIDYVTRSMEKKGLKVSRRGPLGVLRLSLRRSDDSVELWMDRVKLISAPPSMEPVLRRLSQSLDRTIRFETMPQDVLVSPDGGLWVDGVRVLTSSELPEANLDSLRDALVKSLSEARSRHPLAKIY; translated from the coding sequence TTGCTTCTAGCCGGTCTGATCCTCCTGGCCCCCCTGTGCTCCCCCAGCGGGGCCGCGGTTCCCTCCAGTGATCCCAAGGACCTGGAGAGGGAGATCAAGATCGGAGACCAGGTGTCCAAGGAGGTGGAGGAGCGTTTCCGGCTTGTCTCTGACCCGGTGGTGCTCTCCCGATTGGATGCCATAGTTGCAAGGCTGGAGAAGGGGGTCCTTCGTCCCATGCCCTACAGGTTCAAGGTGGTGGAGGAGCGGTGGCCCAACGCCTTTGCCCTTCCGGGAGGCAGGTGTTACGTCACCACCGGCCTTCTGGACCTGCTTCGGTCCGATTCGGAGCTGGCGGCCATAATGGCCCATGAGATGGTGCACGCCGACCGGGCGCATGGGATCATCCAGGCGGCCAGGAATCAGAGGCTGTCCCTGGTATCCCTTGGGATAGCCCTGGCAACCAGGGGACATGGGGCCGCCATGATCCTCTCCAATGTGGCCCAGGTGGCCATAATGAACCAGTACAGCAAAGACTTGGAGAGGGAGGCGGACCTGGAGGGGCTGAACCTGATGATCGAGGCCGGATACGATCCATCCGGCATGGTGACAGCCCTGGAGAAGCTCCTGGATCATCAGATCAGGAGGCCCCAGGTGGATCTTGGGGTTTACATGAGCCACCCGGAGCTGCGAGATAGGATAGATTACGTGACCAGGTCCATGGAGAAGAAGGGGCTCAAGGTTTCCAGGAGGGGGCCTCTGGGGGTCCTCAGGTTGAGCTTGAGGCGCTCCGATGACTCGGTTGAGCTTTGGATGGATCGGGTGAAGCTCATCTCCGCACCACCATCCATGGAGCCCGTGCTGAGACGCCTGTCCCAATCGCTGGATAGGACCATACGCTTCGAGACCATGCCCCAGGACGTGCTGGTATCCCCCGACGGCGGCCTTTGGGTCGATGGGGTGAGGGTTCTAACCAGCTCCGAATTGCCGGAGGCCAACCTCGACTCACTTCGGGACGCTCTTGTAAAATCCCTATCGGAGGCGAGGTCCAGGCATCCATTGGCCAAGATATACTGA
- the flgN gene encoding flagellar export chaperone FlgN — translation MLTLRADPDALKSRVEGLIDQEMAIYSALGGLIDREAQCVSDRDMEGLMEVLKEKQSYISRQEELLDLWREVAVSLGVSGGRESSAFWAAISSKVGERGFNDLVLKVNQVRQMAASLLDREREVQGELESHLSELRAKLIQMRNGRQVIRGYGG, via the coding sequence GTGTTAACATTGCGGGCTGATCCGGATGCCCTCAAGTCTAGAGTGGAGGGGCTCATAGACCAGGAGATGGCCATATACTCCGCCCTGGGGGGACTCATAGACCGGGAGGCCCAGTGCGTATCCGACCGGGACATGGAGGGCCTCATGGAGGTCCTGAAGGAGAAGCAGTCCTACATATCTCGCCAAGAGGAGCTTTTGGATCTGTGGCGAGAGGTGGCGGTGTCGCTTGGGGTCTCCGGCGGAAGGGAGAGCTCCGCCTTCTGGGCCGCCATATCCTCCAAGGTTGGGGAGAGGGGCTTCAACGATCTGGTTCTAAAGGTCAACCAGGTGAGGCAGATGGCCGCCTCCCTCCTGGACAGGGAGAGAGAGGTTCAGGGGGAGCTGGAGTCCCACCTGTCGGAGCTAAGAGCCAAGCTGATCCAGATGAGGAACGGCAGACAGGTGATAAGGGGATATGGCGGATAG